A window of Calliopsis andreniformis isolate RMS-2024a chromosome 3, iyCalAndr_principal, whole genome shotgun sequence contains these coding sequences:
- the C12.2 gene encoding von Willebrand factor A domain-containing protein c12.2 has product MLFISCNLRRISTASIILEKSKVFRSNPSLLLRCKSDNIVITIGDVSKQVKPAKYSEYIPRKYLLKTSTQEDLRHLKWMLQKDILSQDIFLMGGPGIKRRELALAFLEFTGRELEFIALSRDTTEADLKQRREIKSGTAYYHDQSAVRAATEGRVLVIEGVEKAERNVLPVLNNLLENREMHLEDGRFLIPATRYDKLLETYSQKELDTWRLVRVSEDFRVIALGLPAPRYPGHTLDPPLRSRFQARYIAPPSYEDQLENLKKLAPNVDPGKLAQLVSCAHALITQEAVSLGLPDFPLDNLPSAAIIMDKCPHLPVYDIFYRFYPYKLFLGREGRSAVESILKTFNILETATNDAITVRRVSVNEKINDSLNVTIEHGTIKTTLNVPCGAKHVDKNTKLTEYVETNYQNNLLTSMLETHLVSDLCLIGPKGCGKSTTVKMLTELMGYQIEPIVLYQDMTSRDLIQQRTTLPNGDTVWRYSPLVDAALHGKLAVLDGINRIHHSTLAILHRLVHDRELQLHDGKRLTSADRYDEIKKECNKSDADMEASGILRIDPSFRIIALAESPMINNSSGQWLNSELLSLFLFHEMRPLSKSEELHIIRSKYGEPSEMLLNILDLAHLLRSSSDPTLQSLAGSLSTRQILRIAERMHKFKTEDAYVAVHRACLARFLPVLAKQALEDSCKRMNIIPTNSTSNKYIKCEVKDNTVQIGDTVVNRCNTTALTKVPDILFYDVPQHVALLERLLQDFSLGQNLLLVGNQGVGKNKIVDRLLQLLNRPREYIQLHRDTTVQTLTLQPMVRDGKVVYEDSPLVQAVKLGHVLVVDEADKAPTHVTCILKTLVESGEMILSDGRRIVPPTSSSAVDSNTIPLHPDFKMIVLANRPGFPFLGNDFFGALGDLFSTHAVDNPSVENEIQLLKQYGPHVNEDVILKLVKAFGELRSMADQGLVSYPYSTREVVNIVKHLEKFPQESLANVVRNVFDFDRYSQEVFDTLVSVLHKHGIPIGTSPASIALAKEISLPNNKISATWSISNQQQVLPVQERYIKLKSPIKLTQTTLPLDRVEARSALFTELQSYWTVPVNESGVVAALSVATCHNDKIHILTTNPMKILSIEQESDKIQETVIHGLISPEMGNKPRFSMTTDKEGNVLVHEETSNNLLMVNVNNGLAHQIQFSSFFEIASDKITNAFKNKKFNWKMKNDLILSNNQVIFYMFKSNKLEVIDLHSMSAYTINLPFDVESVLLPSNKKWLVQDMFRKKYILKKSADSLPCPNILQEIEESSDHHLQSAIFLSNSKGNLHTSVLSAALGQKIDSPNRLMVTDNTYASIAVGFPDLDSFNEIHYWPKQQRSRSFTPPIVMESGQIIRTVIPQEVPDDVLPKNEKYSGVAGYLEVTDIVNHKLRYIPIPEPIKVSPMVQWLYSNNYPLYASRKSNQDLVTVDVGGCVRLWETSMANIEKSLGAWQKMVGSDNERLQITKERYSGLDVSSPKHGKVDEKNEPHVGGNTWAGGTGGRDTAGLGGKGGPYRLDAGHTVHQLSDEEKNAVPEHVKKAAREMGLKAFRQRLKDIRMSEYDHQVYSQFSTAVQKQVQALRIIIGSLQAKNNERQWCKHQTSGELDDTKLIEGLTGEKTIYRRRAEKEPEIGALQTKPKRLKLVVDVSGSMYRFNGYDGRLDREMEACVMVMEAFSGYEGKFQYDIVGHSGDDYHISFVNHTEPPADNKRRLEVIKTMHAHSQFCMSGDNTLEATQHAIMSLAKEDSDESIVIVLSDANLERYGIPPEQFAKILMSNPDVNACAIFIGSLGDQADRLIKKMPSGRAFVCMDLKDIPRILQQIFAASLLSTTRFST; this is encoded by the exons ATGTTATTTATTTCTTGCAATCTTCGTCGCATCTCAACTGCATCTATAATTTTAGAAAAGTCAAAAGTATTTCGTTCTAATCCTTCATTGCTCTTACGCTGTAAGTCAG ataATATAGTAATAACTATTGGTGATGTTTCAAAACAAGTGAAACCAgcaaaatattctgaatacatacCAAGAAAATATT TATTAAAAACGTCTACCCAAGAGGATCTAAGACACTTAAAATGGATGCTCCAGAAAGATATTTTATCCCAAGATATTTTTTTAATGGGTGGACCAGGAATAAAACGAAGAGAATTGGCTTTAGCTTTTTTGGAATTTACAGGACGTGAGTTAGAATTTATAGCACTTTCAAGGGATACAACTGAAGCAGATTTAAAACAAAGAAGGGAAATTAAAAGTGGAACTGCATATTATCATGATCAAAGTGCAGTAAGAGCTGCAACAGAAGGAAGAGTTCTAGTTATCGAAGGTGTAGAGAAAGCTGAAAGGAATGTACTTCcagttttaaataatttgttagAAAACCGTGAAATGCATTTAGAAGATGGTCGATTTCTTATTCCTGCAACACGTTATGATAAATTGCTTGAG ACATACAGTCAGAAAGAATTGGATACTTGGCGACTTGTTAGAGTTAGTGAAGACTTTAGAGTTATTGCATTAGGTTTGCCAGCACCAAGATATCCTGGGCATACACTTGATCCTCCCCTCAGATCTAGATTTCAAGCCAGGTATATTGCACCACCCAGTTATGAA GATcaattggaaaatttgaaaaagttaGCCCCAAACGTTGATCCCGGGAAATTAGCGCAATTAGTATCATGCGCACATGCTTTGATTACACAAGAGGCTGTATCCTTAGGGCTTCCGGACTTCCCCCTGGATAATCTGCCTTCAGctgcgattattatg GATAAATGCCCACACCTGCCGGTATACGATATATTTTATAGATTCTATCCCTATAAACTATTCTTGGGGAGAGAAGGCCGATCCGCAGTTGAGAGTATATTAAAAACATTTAATATTCTCGAAACGGCAACGAACGACGCTATTACTGTAAGACGTGTGAGcgtgaatgaaaaaataaaCGATTCGTTGAACGTCACAATAGAGCATGGTACTATTAAAACAACACTGAAT GTTCCTTGTGGTGCCAAGCATgtagataaaaatacaaaattaactgAATACGTAGAGACGAATTATCAGAACAATTTGCTAACGAGTATGTTGGAAACGCATTTAGTTTCCGACTTGTGTTTAATTGGTCCAAAGGGTTGTGGAAAGTCCACGACGGTGAAAATGTTAACTGAATTAATGGGATATCAAATAGAACCTATAGTACTGTATCAG GACATGACTTCTAGGGATCTAATACAACAACGAACCACATTGCCTAACGGTGATACTGTTTGGAGATATTCACCACTAGTCGACGCAGCCCTGCATGGGAAATTGGCTGTATTGGACGGAATTAATAGGATCCACCACAGCACGTTGGCTATATTGCATAG ATTAGTACACGATCGAGAATTACAGTTGCACGATGGCAAAAGGCTCACCAGTGCAGATCGTTATGACGAGATAAAGAAAGAATGCAATAAATCCGACGCTGATATGGAAGCCTCGGGTATACTACGTATCGATCCATCCTTCAGAATCATAGCCTTAGCGGAATCACCGATGATTAATAATTCGTCAGGGCAGTGGTTAAATTCGGAACTACTGAGTTTATTTCTCTTTCACGAGATGAGACCGCTCTCCAAATCGGAGGAACTTCATATCATCCGATCAAAG TACGGGGAGCCCTCGGAAATGCTACTGAACATTTTAGATCTGGCGCACTTGCTGCGATCCTCCAGCGATCCAACTTTACAGTCTCTGGCTGGATCTCTCAGCACGAGGCAGATTCTCAGGATAGCGGAGAGAATGCATAAATTTAAAACTGAAGATGCTTATGTCGCGGTGCATCGCGCGTGTCTGGCTCGTTTCTTACCAGTGCTGGCGAAACAGGCTCTCGAAGACTCTTGCAAGAGAATGAACATTATTCCAACTAACAGCACGTCGAATAAATACATCAAGTGCGAAGTTAAAGATAACACTGTGCAAATTGGAGATACAGTTGTTAATCGATGCAACACGACGGCCCTGACGAAAGTACCTGATATTTTGTTTTACGATGTGCCTCAGCACGTTGCTCTCTTGGAGCGTTTGCTGCAGGACTTTAGTTTAGGACAAAATCTCTTGCTGGTTGGAAACCAAGGTGTCGGCAAGAATAAAATTGTCGACAGATTGTTGCAGTTGTTAAATAGACCTCGCGAATATATACAGCTGCACAGAGATACGACTGTTCAAACTTTGACCTTACAGCCAATGGTTAGGGATGGCAAAGTAGTGTATGAAGACTCGCCGCTTGTGCAAGCTGTCAAATTGGGTCACGTACTCGTCGTCGACGAGGCGGACAAAGCTCCCACCCATGTTACTTGCATTTTGAAG ACATTAGTTGAATCTGGAGAAATGATATTATCCGATGGTAGACGCATCGTCCCACCAACAAGCTCTAGTGCAGTAGATTCAAATACGATACCTCTTCATCCTGATTTTAAAATGATAGTGTTAGCCAATAGGCCAGGTTTTCCATTCTTAGGGAACGACTTCTTTGGAGCCTTGGGTGACTTGTTCAGTACACACGCGGTTGACAACCCAAGTGTTGAGAATGAGATTCAACTATTGAAACAGTACGGTCCCCATGTGAATGAGGATGTGATACTCAAGTTAGTGAAGGCTTTTGGAGAGTTGAGAAGCATGGCTGATCAGGGATTAGTTTCGTATCCATACTCGACTCGAGAAGTTGTTAATATCGTGAAACATTTAGAG AAATTTCCTCAAGAATCAttagctaatgtagtacgaaatGTGTTCGACTTTGATCGATATAGTCAAGAAGTTTTTGACACATTAGTGAGCGTACTTCACAAGCACGGAATTCCTATTGGAACGAGTCCTGCTAGTATCGCATTAGCAAAAGA AATATCTTTACCGAACAACAAGATTTCTGCTACTTGGAGTATTTCAAATCAGCAACAAGTATTGCCTGTTCAAGAACGGTACATTAAATTAAAGTCGCCAATAAAATTGACACAAACCACTTTGCCTTTGGATCGTGTCGAAGCTAGGTCAGCTTTATTCACTGAATTACAAAGCTATTGGACTGTACCCGTTAACGAAAGTGGTGTAGTCGCGGCTTTGTCGGTTGCGACATGCCACAATGACAAAATTCATATTCTTACGACTAATCCTATGAAGATCTTAAGCATAGAACAGGAGTCAGATAAAATTCAAGAGACAGTGATACACGGGTTGATAAGTCCTGAGATGGGTAATAAACCTCGATTCTCGATGACAACTGATAAAGAAGGAAACGTTTTGGTACACGAAGAAACT AGTAACAATTTGTTAATGGTTAACGTAAATAATGGTTTGGCTCATCAAATACAGTTCTCATCCTTCTTTGAAATAGCGTCGGATAAAATAACAAATGCTTTTAAAAATAAGAAGTTTAATtggaaaatgaagaatgatTTAATTTTATCCAATAATCAAGTCATTTTTTATATGTTTAAATCTAATAAGCTAGAAGTGATCGATTTACATTCCATGTCTGCCTATACAATCAATTTACCGTTTGACGTAGAATCAGTTTTACTTCCATCTAACAAAAAGTGGTTGGTACAAGATATGTTcagaaaaaaatatattctcAAAAAATCAGCCGATTCATTGCCATGCCCGAATATTTTACAAGAAATAGAAGAATCtagtgaccatcacctacaaAGTGCCATTTTTTTGAGTAATAGCAAGGGTAATTTGCACACTAGCGTTCTTAGCGCAGCTTTAGGACAGAAGATAGACTCTCCCAATAGACTGATGGTGACTGATAACACCTATGCTAGTATTGCTGTTGGGTTTCCCGACTTAGACAGTTTTAATGAAATTCATTACTGGCCAAAGCAACAGCGAAGTAGAAGCTTCACGCCTCCTATTGTCATGGAAAGTGGGCAAATCATCAGAACAGTTATACCTCAGGAAGTTCCAGATGACGTTCTTCCTAAGAATGAAAAATATTCTGGAGTTGCTGGTTATTTAGAAGTTACCGATATTGTAAACCATAAACTGCGTTATATACCTATACCTGA ACCAATCAAAGTGTCACCCATGGTTCAATGGTTATACTCGAACAATTATCCCCTGTACGCGTCTCGAAAATCGAATCAAGATCTAGTTACAGTAGACGTAGGTGGATGTGTTCGACTTTGGGAAACATCTATGGCGAACATAGAAAAATCTTTGGGTGCTTGGCAAAAAATGGTAGGGAGTGACAACGAAAGACTACAGATTACAAAAGAGAGATACTCTGGATTGGATGTCAGCAGCCCGAAGCATGGAAAGGTCGACGAGAAGAACGAACCGCATGTTGGAGGGAACACATGGGCTGGAGGAACTGGAG GAAGGGATACAGCAGGTCTAGGTGGTAAGGGTGGACCATATCGTTTGGACGCGGGCCATACGGTACATCAACTTAGTGACGAAGAAAAGAACGCTGTGCCGGAACACGTAAAAAAGGCGGCGAGAGAAATGGGTCTTAAAGCGTTTCGGCAACGTTTAAAGGACATAAGGATGAGTGAATATGACCATCAAGTATATTCCCAATTCAGCACTGCTGTTCAGAAGCAGGTCCAAGCATTGAGAATTATAATAG GTAGTCTACAGGCTAAAAATAACGAGCGTCAGTGGTGTAAGCATCAAACTTCAGGTGAATTAGATGATACAAAATTAATCGAAGGCTTAACAGGAGAAAAAACGATTTACCGAAGAAGAGCAGAGAAGGAACCAGAGATTGGAGCTTTACAGACAAAACCAAAACGTTTGAAATTAGTAGTGGACGTATCTGGTAGTATGTATAGATTTAATGGTTATGATGGACGTCTGGATAGAGAGATGGAGGCTTGCGTTATGGTAATGGAAGCGTTCAGTGGTTACGAAGGAAAGTTTCAGTATGATATTGTCGGTCACTCCGGTGACGACTATCATATTTCTTTTGTTAACCACACTGAACCACCGGCGGATAATAAGCGTAGATTGGAAGTAATAAAG ACAATGCACGCTCACTCACAGTTTTGCATGTCTGGTGACAATACATTGGAAGCGACTCAGCATGCAATCATGAGTCTTGCGAAAGAAGATTCTGATGAATCTATCGTCATTGTTTTGTCTGATGCAAACTTGGAGCGTTATGGTATTCCACCTGAACAATTTGCCAAAATTCTTATGTCGAATCCAGATGTAAATGCTTGCGCTATATTTATTGGATCTTTGGGTGATCAAGCAGATAG gcTGATCAAGAAGATGCCATCGGGGCGAGCGTTCGTTTGCATGGACCTTAAGGATATACCTCGAATACTCCAGCAAATATTTGCCGCTTCTTTGCTAAGTACAACGCGATTCAGTACATAa